One genomic window of Elaeis guineensis isolate ETL-2024a chromosome 2, EG11, whole genome shotgun sequence includes the following:
- the LOC105036385 gene encoding ELF3-like protein 2, with product MKGGKEKDRMMGPLFPRLHVNDTDKGGPRAPPRNKMALYEQLSIPSQRFNSTASSVPLPPPNTSTLVPSASSSQGCGHDRSVHSPFYVPAHAPAYSSERVHSRSFDGVNPSATRMEFARRSMKHMGNRSLNAAGSVAERSSLRQHDSDAKDSCEKKLDDEDDFRVPTFVQSEIGACSDRDAPLMGPEKLTPVSKSPHKNTSMTYISSVQCQNANDKPSELTNTSDKSIDFDRNHGEKKRKQTLPIDDLKERSVPHQELGENFGEPSNVAKVPLDRDHTSTINVFEKSRYGSTGFSQDSCGNGVLGGPKNVNDINSIANKDASRARNESTSKPSHVNGHSTSSMADEEWCDKENGTLEMKDGERKDEVSEASMVDSISGLEISPDDVVSVIGPKHFWKARRAIVNQQRVFALQVFELHRLIKVQQLIAASPNLLLEGNPYLNESSAKVPSKSLSPEENTKSQPQTVKDKDGSQKANQNADRPPENTAGAPPLPSHEDGVNRGPHDQVPRNGPYSGTPLPVSRASENNPSAWCFHLPANQWLVPVMSPSEGLVYKPYTGPCPPTGGFMAPVYGSCTPLSLPPVAGDFMNPAYGVPASHQPQNMGVLSRAPAVAPNYFPAPCGLPVENPIVTSSAVEQISPLPGSGPHGQIDQHSRSSCNMSHPKSEAFSCCFWKFQSSKDTELQGSTASSPCDKVREERDALPLFPMALATDGPNRPSQSSGRENHTRVIKVVPHNARSATESAARIFRSIQEGRTA from the exons ATGAAAGGGGGAAAAGAGAAGGATAGGATGATGGGACCTCTGTTTCCAAGGCTTCATGTGAACGATACAGATAAAGGAGGTCCCAGAGCACCTCCGAGGAACAAAATGGCCCTTTACGAGCAGCTTAGTATACCTTCACAAAGGTTCAATTCAACGGCTTCTTCGGTGCCTCTTCCTCCTCCCAACACCAGCACCTTGGTTCCTTCGGCATCATCCAGCCAG GGGTGTGGGCATGACAGGAGTGTTCACTCTCCATTTTATGTGCCTGCTCATGCACCAGCTTATTCATCTGAGAGAGTCCACTCCCGTTCCTTTGATGGAGTGAATCCCAGTGCCACAAGGATGGAATTTGCACGAAGATCCATGAAGCATATGGGTAATAGATCTTTGAATGCTGCAGGATCAGTTGCTGAACGTAGTTCACTACGTCAACATGACTCTGATGCAAAGGATTCTTGTGAGAAGAAGTTGGATGATGAGGATGATTTTAGGGTTCCGACCTTTGTTCAGTCAGAAATTGGTGCATGCTCAGATAGAGATGCCCCTTTAATGGGGCCAGAAAAATTAACTCCTGTTTCCAAAAGTCCGCATAAAAATACCTCTATGACATACATCTCTTcagttcaatgccaaaatgctaATGACAAGCCCTCTGAACTAACCAATACTTCTGATAAGTCAATAGATTTTGATAGAAACCATGGTGAAAAGAAACGTAAACAAACTTTACCGATCGATGATCTCAAAGAAAGGTCTGTACCTCATCAGGAATTGGGAGAAAATTTTGGAGAACCATCAAATGTTGCCAAAGTGCCTTTAGATAGAGATCACACGAGTACCATAAATGTTTTTGAGAAATCACGCTATGGAAGTACAGGATTTTCTCAAGACTCTTGTGGTAATGGAGTTTTAGGTGGACCGAAGAACGTGAATGACATCAATTCAATAGCAAATAAGGATGCTTCAAGGGCAAGAAATGAATCAACATCTAAACCATCACATGTGAATGGTCATAGCACCTCAAGTATGGCTGATGAAGAATGGTGTGATAAGGAAAATGGCACATTGGAAATGAAAGATGGGGAGAGAAAAGATGAAGTATCTGAGGCTTCAATGGTGGACTCGATTTCGGGCTTGGAGATATCTCCAGATGATGTCGTTAGTGTAATCGGTCCAAAACACTTCTGGAAAGCAAGAAGAGCTATTGTCAA TCAACAGAGAGTTTTTGCACTACAAGTTTTTGAGCTGCATAGATTGATAAAG GTTCAACAGTTGATTGCAGCATCACCAAATCTACTTCTTGAAGGCAATCCTTATTTAAACGAATCTTCAGCAAAAGTACCAAGTAAGAGTCTGTCACCTGAAGAAAACACAAAATCTCAGCCGCAGACTGTTAAAGACAAAGATGGTTCCCAGAAGGCAAACCAGAATGCAGACCGTCCACCAGAGAACACTGCAGGAGCTCCACCTCTTCCTTCTCATGAAGATGGAGTTAACCGAGGCCCTCATGATCAGGTTCCAAGAAATGGACCGTACTCTGGGACCCCCCTACCTGTGTCCAGGGCTTCTGAGAATAATCCAAGTGCCTGGTGCTTCCATTTGCCTGCAAATCAATGGCTGGTCCCAGTTATGTCGCCTTCAGAAGGACTTGTTTATAAGCCCTATACTGGACCTTGCCCTCCAACTGGTGGTTTCATGGCCCCTGTTTACGGAAGCTGCACACCTTTGAGTCTACCACCAGTAGCTGGAGATTTCATGAACCCAGCTTATGGCGTTCCAGCATCTCATCAGCCGCAAAATATGGGTGTTCTCTCCAGAGCTCCTGCTGTTGCTCCAAACTACTTTCCCGCTCCTTGTGGCCTTCCAGTTGAGAACCCAATTGTCACATCCTCAGCAGTTGAACAAATAAGCCCATTGCCTGGCTCAGGACCTCATGGACAAATTGACCAGCACTCACGGAGTTCGTGTAACATGTCACATCCGAAGAGTGAAGCATTTTCATGCTGTTTTTGGAAGTTTCAGTCATCCAAAGACACTGAGTTACAAGGAAGTACAGCAAGCAGTCCTTGTGACAAAGTACGCGAAGAAAGAGATGCATTGCCTCTCTTTCCCATGGCCCTGGCTACAGATGGTCCAAACCGACCTTCGCAGTCTAGTGGCAGGGAAAATCACACTCGTGTGATTAAGGTTGTGCCTCACAATGCCAGATCAGCAACAGAGTCAGCGGCACGGATTTTCAGGTCTATACAGGAAGGGAGAACAGcatga